A window of the Loxodonta africana isolate mLoxAfr1 chromosome 3, mLoxAfr1.hap2, whole genome shotgun sequence genome harbors these coding sequences:
- the FCN3 gene encoding LOW QUALITY PROTEIN: ficolin-3 (The sequence of the model RefSeq protein was modified relative to this genomic sequence to represent the inferred CDS: substituted 2 bases at 2 genomic stop codons), producing MLLYPAGSSLGGVDLGQWGGVWLHMLPPVWPSYKLPSSLWSHSKMDRLWAPLSLMLLLLGGPICLRIQESPSCSEPRELEASKIVLLPSCPGAPGCPGEKGVPDPQGQPGPPGKMGPKGDPGDPADVLRCQEGPGSCPELLSQGNTLSGXYRLCLPEARVLPVFCDMDSSGGGWLAFQRCRHGSVDFFRSWASYKAGFGSQESEFWLGNENLYQLTLQSTWELRVELEDFNGTCTFAHCGTFCLLGEADHYQLVLGQFSGGRAGDSLSFHSGKPFTTCDAGHDTNRGNCVMGVHGAWXYGFCYTSNLNGRYAASEATAHKYGINWESGCGVGYPYHRVWMMLR from the exons ATGCTCCTATACCCTGCTGGCTCCAGCCTGGGTGGAGTGGACCTAGGGCAGTGGGGAGGAGTCTGGCTTCACATGCTGCCACCAGTCTGGCCCTCATATAAGCTGCCATCTTCCCTCTGGTCCCACAGCAAGATGGACCGACTGTGGGCCCCACTCTCCCTGATGCTCCTGCTCCTTGGGGGACCCATCTGCTTGAGAATCCAAGAGTCACCCAGCTGCTCAG AACCCAGGGAActggaagccagcaaaattgtcctCCTGCCCAGTTGTCCTGGAGCCCCAGGATGTCCTGGGGAGAAGGGGGTTCCAGATCCTCAAG GGCAACCTGGACCACCAGGCAAGATGGGCCCCAAGGGTGACCCTG GAGATCCAGCAGATGTGCTCCGGTGCCAGGAGG GCCCCGGGAGCTGCCCGGAGCTGCTGAGCCAGGGGAACACATTGAGTGGCTGATACCGTCTGTGCCTACCTGAGGCCAGGGTCCTCCCAGTCTTTTGTGACATGGACTCATCAGGGGGTGGCTGGCTG GCATTCCAGAGGTGCCGGCATGGTTCTGTGGATTTCTTTCGCTCTTGGGCCTCCTACAAAGCAGGTTTTGGGAGCCAAGAGTCTGAATTCTGGCTGGGGAATGAGAATTTATACCAGCTTACTCTCCAGA GTACCTGGGAGCTTCGGGTGGAGCTGGAGGACTTTAATGGCACCTGTACCTTTGCTCACTGTGGGACCTTCTGCCTCCTTGGGGAGGCAGATCACTACCAGCTTGTGCTGGGTCAGTTCTCAGGGGGTAGAGCAG GGGACTCCCTGAGTTTCCACAGTGGGAAGCCCTTCACCACCTGTGATGCTGGCCACGATACAAACAGGGGCAATTGTGTGATGGGCGTTCATGGTGCCTGGTGATATGGATTCTGCTATACATCCAATCTCAATGGGCGCTACGCAGCATCTGAGGCCACAGCCCACAAGTATGGCATCAACTGGGAGTCAGGCTGCGGTGTGGGCTACCCCTATCACAGGGTTTGGATGATGCTTCGCTAG
- the CD164L2 gene encoding CD164 sialomucin-like 2 protein: MAAPGPRALRAVLCGSCCCLLLCAQLIVAGKGARGFGRGALLRLNTWPAVQGGCRELELCERCVERDRAHNLSGCLWEKCQPEEPGHCVAQAEVVKEGCSVYNHSEACPAAHHHPTYKPKTITTGSPPVPEARIPGFDGASFLGGVVLVLSLQAVAFFMLRFLKTKDSTYQTL; encoded by the exons ATGGCTGCACCAGGACCCCGTGCCTTGCGGGCTGTGCTCTGTGGCAGCTGCTGCTGCCTCCTGCTGTGCGCCCAGCTCATTGTGGCTG GTAAAGGAGCTCGAGGCTTTGGGCGGGGTGCCCTGCTCCGCCTGAACACCTGGCCGGCTGTCCAAGGGGGCTGCAGAGAGCTGGAGCTCTGTGAGCGTTGTGTGGAGCGGGACAGAGCACACAACCTGTCAGGCTGCCTGTGGGAGAAATGCCAGCCTGAGGAGCCAG GACACTGTGTGGCTCAAGCTGAGGTAGTCAAGGAAGGCTGCTCTGTCTACAACCACTCAGAGGCATGTCCGG CtgcccaccaccaccccacctaTAAACCGAAGACAATCACAACAG GGAGCCCCCCAGTCCCCGAAGCCCGTATCCCTGGCTTTGATGGGGCCAGCTTCCTTGGGGGTGTCGTGCTGGTGCTGAGTCTGCAGGCGGTGGCTTTCTTTATGCTGCGCTTCCTCAAGACCAAGGACAGCACCTACCAGACACTGTGA
- the GPR3 gene encoding G-protein coupled receptor 3 yields the protein MMWGAGSPLAWLSAGPGNVSVSSVGSAEGPTNPGTPLPSPKAWDVVLCISGTLVSCENALVVAIIVGTPAFRAPMFLLVGSLAVADLLAGLGLVLHFAAVFCIGSVEMSLVLVGMLAMAFTASIGSLLAITVDRYLSLYNALTYYSETTVTRTYVMLALVWGGAVGLGLLPVLAWNCLGAPATCGVVRPLSKNHLVVLAVAFFMVFGVMLQLYAQICRIVCRHAQQIALQRHLLPASHYVATRKGIATLAVVLGAFAACWLPFTVYCLLGDAHSPPLYTYLTLLPATYNSMINPIIYAFRNQDVQKVLWAICCCCSSSKMPFRSRSPSDV from the coding sequence ATGATGTGGGGTGCAGGCAGCCCCCTGGCCTGGCTCTCAGCTGGCCCAGGCAATGTGAGTGTGAGCAGCGTGGGCTCAGCGGAGGGGCCCACAAACCCAGGCACACCTCTGCCATCACCCAAGGCCTGGGATGTGGTACTGTGCATCTCGGGAACCCTGGTGTCCTGCGAGAATGCGCTGGTGGTGGCCATCATTGTGGGCACTCCCGCTTTCCGTGCCCCGATGTTCCTGCTGGTGGGCAGCCTGGCTGTGGCAGACCTCTTGGCAGGCCTGGGCCTTGTCCTACACTTTGCAGCTGTCTTCTGCATCGGCTCGGTGGAGATGAGCCTGGTGCTGGTTGGCATGCTGGCAATGGCCTTCACTGCCAGCATTGGCAGCCTACTGGCCATCACTGTCGACCGCTACCTATCTCTTTACAATGCCCTCACCTACTACTCGGAGACGACGGTGACGCGGACCTATGTGATGTTGGCCCTAGTGTGGGGGGGCGCAGTGGGCCTGGGGCTACTACCCGTGCTGGCCTGGAACTGCCTGGGTGCCCCAGCCACGTGTGGCGTGGTACGTCCACTCTCCAAGAACCATCTGGTGGTCTTGGCTGTAGCCTTCTTCATGGTGTTTGGGGTCATGCTGCAGCTCTATGCCCAGATCTGCCGCATTGTCTGCCGCCACGCCCAGCAGATTGCCCTCCAGCGGCACCTGCTGCCTGCTTCCCACTATGTGGCCACTCGCAAGGGCATCGCCACACTGGCCGTGGTGCTTGGTGCCTTTGCTGCCTGCTGGCTGCCCTTCACTGTCTACTGCCTGCTGGGTGATGCCCACTCACCGCCCCTCTACACCTATCTCACCTTGCTCCCCGCCACCTACAACTCCATGATCAACCCCATCATCTACGCCTTCCGCAACCAGGACGTGCAGAAGGTGCTGTGGGCCatctgctgctgctgttcctcTTCCAAGATGCCCTTCCGATCTCGCTCCCCCAGTGATGTGTAG